The following DNA comes from Mustelus asterias unplaced genomic scaffold, sMusAst1.hap1.1 HAP1_SCAFFOLD_1504, whole genome shotgun sequence.
TTTACCAAGTGGATGGAATCTTCCACTGAAcccgtgtgggagcttgctgcactTGGCATCAGACAGAATTTATTTGAATCATTGAGAGACAGCTTCACAGGTAAAACATTTTGAGTTGATCCTTCAGTGGGTGTGAAGACAGGAACAGTATTGTCTACACCTGGGTCAACATTTCTTCCTCACCAAGATTTGCATAACGAGAGAAGAACTCATCAATTACCAACGAGTGTTTAAATTAGATGCATTGTTCCATCACGCAGCAGTTTGACTGGCTGGAAACACCTTCCATTGCTTCACATTTAAGATAAGGTGCCATTTATTAAATTAAGAAAGTTTGACAAACATAAAAGGCTAAAACACACCTTTGGAGATTTACACAGGCCTCTCTTGCCCTCCTCAGTAGCGGACTGCCACATTATCATCTCGCTGCTCCGCGTCTCACGGGACTGTCTCAGTGAGACACATCCAAACATTACCGGGGAAAAGGGAGCTGGTCTCTGACAGACTGATGGATCTTCGGACCCTCCATCTCACCGTTTGTTTGGCACCTCTTTCTCGATGCGGGTTGAGTTTATGTAGGATTCCAGGATGAATATCGTCTCATCCACCTGATTCTCGCTTGAATCCAACCTGGAATAGAACAGAGATATCAGGATCCATCCCTCAGCTCCCACTTTGATAGTTAACTGTTGTCCTCTCGCCATTCTGAAGGCGCTGACTGGTTTCCCAGGAACTGGCAGTGTTCCAGTAGCTGGCAGTGTTCCAGTAGCTGGCAGTGTTCCAGTAGCTGGCAGTGTTCCAGTAGCTGGCAGTGTTCCAGTAGCTGGCAGTGTTCCAGTAGCTGGCAGTGTTCCAGTAGCTGGCAGTGTTCCAGTAGCTGGCAGTGTTCCAGTAGCTGGCCCACACGGCTCTGGGCTGCCAGTCTCAGCTGGCGACTTCAGAATGGCCAAGAGATTTGCGATCGGAATTTCAGGACTGGAAcagtaactcagtacagcacCCAATCTCTAAGATCTGTCTATCTCACTGTGATTCATataatgggacggcacggtggttagcactgctgcctcacagcgccagggacccaggttcaattcccagctcgggtcactgtctgtgtggagtttgtacattctccccgtgtctgcgtgggtttccttcagctgctccggtttcctcccacagtccgaaagacgtgctggttaggtggattggccgtgctaaattctccctgtgtacccgaacaggcgccgggttgtggcgactaggggattttcacagtaatttcattggtgttaatgtaaacctacttgtgactaataataaataaatttcataTAAACTAAAATCAGAAATACaagaccataggagcagaattaggccactcggcccatcgagtctgctctgccattcaatcatggctgatatttttctcatccccattctcctgccttttcccccaaaacccctgattaatcaagaacctatctctctgtctgaaagacactcaatgacattTACCCATCGTGCTTGTACTGGTTCTTCGACACAGCACCACTGCTGACAGTCCTCGGACTCATTGGTTCCCGAAACCATGTTGTAAATTGAAACATTGGAATTTGGAACcaattttcccaaaggtacgatGTTAAAAATGGGTGATTGGTTCGTGAATACATTAATGTCCAGTTCCTCTGGTTTTTTTGTGTATCTGACTGTACCTGGCGGTCCCAGGTGGCGCTAAGccacctgtctgaagctatccATTAGCCAACAACTCACtgtagaacacacacacacacagagtgctgGCACATTCACTGCACACACATACTCCCACTGTAAGTTTCTGTCTAAAGTAGACACACAAAACCAAGACAGTTAAAACTGCCGCTCCCACTCGCTGTCCATTCATCTTCCTGACCCTATCTGTCTCCATAACAGGTTTCCCAGAACATTGGAGGGAGGTTTCTCCGATTCCACGTGCCTGTTCAGGGTCAGCGACCCATAAACGTTAAGATGGGTGACACAGGACGTTGTAAAGTCGAAACAGGGTGTAAATTTCAGAAGTGCTGCTAGTCATAACGCAAACATTGTACAGTTGAGGATTGTCTGAACTCTGCATTTACCcaatagccctgcaaatttctccTTCATGGAGGAATCCAATTTGCTTCTAAATACCGAATCTGCTCAAATTGCCCTTTCCAGCAGcagattccagatcacaactcactgCATTAAAAGAAAGTTCTCATGCAGACTCTGATTCTGTTGCCAGTTGCCTCTGGTCTGGTGAAGTGACCGGGACTGAGTATTGAGGCAGGTGGAAGCAGTGGCGTTTGGGGAGATCTATGTCGTATCCAGTTGAATGGCTGCAGACTGTCTTGCCACCTTGTGGGTGGGCAAAGCATCTGGCAAACCGATAGAAAAGACCGGATTCTGTGCCccggaaccccatgcatttacactgctactcccccgatactaagggagaatttagcacggccaatccagctaacctgcgcatctttggactgtgggaggaaatcggagcatccggaggaaacccacacagacacggggagaatgtgcaaactccacacagacagtgacctgaggctggaacctCTCCCAGAGCGCCTCTCAGCCCCCAGGACAGAggctccctcccctgccctctcccaGCGCACAGCCTTGCCGCTCGTGGCCTCTCACATGTTGACATTGTGCTTGAGTGTCTCCAGCTGCTGTTGCTCTGGAGCTGTTATCATCTCCTCAATCTCCTGGAGCTGTTGTTCCTCCGCTCCGGTCGCCTGCATTGATGCCATGATGGCTTCAATTCTCTGTGATTTCTCCAGCAGCCGCCTGGAAGAAGAAATTAAAATCTCCTGAGTTATACAGAACTGGCCAGATACTGTGAACCATagcagggcacggtggcacagtggttagcattgctgcctcagcgccagggacgcgggttcaattcccggcttggatcactatctgtgtggagtctgcacgttctccccatctctccgggcgctccagtttagaaaccctacagtgcagaaggaggccattcggcccatcgagtctgcaccgaccacaatcccacccaggccctacccccacatattttacccgctaatccctctaacctacgcatcccaggactctaaggggcaatttttaacctggccaatcaacctaacccgcacatctttggactgtgggaggaaaccggagcacccggagtaaacccacgcagacacgaggagaatgtgcaaactccacacagacagtgacccaagccgggaatcgaacccgggaccctggagctgtgaagcagcagtgctaaccactgtgctaccgtgccgccccagtctgaaagatgtgcgggttgggtggattggccatgttaaattgtcccttggtttccaaagatgtgtaggttaggtggattggtcgtgctaaattgcccgaatgtcagggggatgagcaaggtaaatacatggggttacagggatagagcttaGGTGGGACTGTTATtggagcaggctcaataggctgaatggcctccttctgcactgtaattatTCAGTTGACTTTCCAGAACAGCAGCCATTCAGTTCCCATCCCAGTACATGCTCCCCTCGAGGCTGGACCAGATTGTTCTGACTCCCTCTTCTCAGGAGGCAAAAGGAGgctcatcgagactgcaccaactctccgacagagcagatTTGTCAGGccccaaacccccatccccaccttatccctgtaaccccgcgcagttaccatgcctaatccccctaacctgcacatctttggactgtgggaggaaaccggagcatagaacatagaacagtacagcacagaacaggcccttcggcccacgatgttgtgccgagctttatctgaaaccaagatcaagctatcccactccctatcatcctggtgtgctccatgtgcctatccaataaccgcttaaatgtttctaaagtgtctgactccactatcactgcaggcagtccattccacaccccaaccactctctgcgtaaagaacctacctctgatatccgtcctgtatctcccaccacgaaccctatagttatgcccccttgtaatagctccatccacccgaggaaatagtctttgaacgttcactctatctatccccttcatcattttatacacctctattaagtctcccctcagcctcctccgctccagagagaacagccctagctccctcaacctttcctcatatgacctaccctccaaaccaggcagcatcctggtaaatctcctctgcactctttccagcgcttccacatccttcttatagtgaggtgaccagaactgcacacaatattcctgcacccggaggaaacccacgcagacacggggagaatgtgcacactccacacagacagtgacccaagcctggaatcgaagctgggtctctggcgctgagccCCTCACGCTCCCTGTTCCCCGTTGCAGGATGCCCCTCCAAGCCCCCCACGGATTCCCCGCCGATGGTCACTCACTTGTTTTCTCGGGTTTCGTACTCTCGACGATCGATCAGGTTGACCACAGTCTGAAATGAGGAAACACAGGCCAGGTGGCAGTGtgaggagagaacgggacaggaCAGGAATGACAATACAttggaagttcctcctcaatcacCAACTCCCCTGGATTTCCCATCTCGCCTGTAGGTCCACAGCTGCCAAATCGGTGCTCAGACAGAGGTtgcaggaggaaggggggaaagtTGGGATTGCTACGGGACAAAGTTCAAACAATATTCACGCAAATCCAAGGAAGCACAAAGCGCTCACATTTAGGAAACTCAGAGCAGCAGCTAACCagcaagttaaaaaaaaaaatacacCAATTCAaaaagttacagactggaatgtaccccgagggtagtaatctcaggattgctacctgagccacatgccagtgagggcaggagtaggatgcttgggcggataaacacgtggctgaggaactggtgcagggggcagggtttccaattcttggaccattgggacctcttctggggcaggtgggacctgtacaagagagacgggttacacctaaactacaaggggaccaatatacttgcagggaggtttgctagtgttattggggagcgtttaaactagatttgcaggggggtgggaaccagagtgccagagcagatagtggagcaggggtaaacagacaggttagttcaagcaaaatcacaaatggaagggtagagtgtggtggaaataatcttttgaggtgtgtctatttcaatgccaggagtattgtggggaaggcagatgagctgaaggcgtggatagacacatggaaatatgacattgtagccattagtgaaacttggctacaggaggggcaggactggcagctcaatgttccagggttccaatgtttcaggcgggatagaggcagagggataaaaggtgggggggtggcattgttggtcagggaaaatgttacagcggtactcaggcaggataggttagggagcttgtctacagaggccctatgggtggagctgagaaacaggaaaggtatgaccacattaatgggcttgtattatagaccacccaatagtcagcgagaactggaggagcaaatcagcggagagatagctgacaactgcaagaaacacaaagttgtgatagtaggggattttaattttccacatatagattgggactcccatactgttaaaggtttagacggggtagaatttgtaaaatgtgttcaggagaattttctacatcagtatatagaggtgccaactagagaggatgcgatattggatctcctattgggaaatgagttagggcaggtgatggatgtgattgtgagggaacactttggatccagtgatcataatgccattagtttcaacctgatcgtggataaggatagatctggtccccgggttgaagttctgaactggaaaaaggccaaatttgatgaaatgagaagggatctgggaagtgtggattggcacaggctgttctctggtaaggatgtaaatggaaagtgggaggccttcaaaggagaaattttgagagtgcagagtttgtatgttcctgtcaggattaaaggcaaagtaaataggaataaggaaccttggttctcgagggagattgtaacactgattaagaggaagagagagttgtatgaaatgtacaggcagcaaggaacacatcagatgctcgaggagtataaaaagtgcaagaagctacttaagagggaaatcaggagggctaaaagaagacatgaggttgctttggcagacagagtgaaggaaaatccaaagagcttctataggtatgttaggagcaagaggatagtgagggataaaattggtcctcttgaagaccagagtggtagactgcgtatggaaccaaaagagatgggggagatactaaatggtttttttgcatccgtatttactgaggaaacgggcatggagtctacggaaatagggcaaactggtagggaggtcatggaacctttacagattaaaggggaggaggtgctcactgtcttgaggcaaatcagagtggataaatccccaggaccggacagggtattcccacggaccttgagggaagcgagtgttgaacttgcaggggccctggcagacatatttaaaatgtcagtattcacgggggaggtgccggatgattggagggtggctcatgttgttccgttgtttaaaaaaggttccaaaagaaatccgggaaattatcggccagtaagtttgacgtcggtggtgggcaagttattggaaggtgtgataagggataggatctacaaatatttggatagacagggacttattagggagagtcaacatggctttgtgcgtggtaggtcatgtttgaccaatctattagagtttttcgaggaggttaccaggaaagtggatgaagggaaggcggtggatgttgtctacctggatttcagcaaggcctttgacaaggtccctcatgggaggttagttaggaaggttcagtcgctgggtatacatggggaggtagtaaattggataagacactggctcaatggaagaagccagagagtggttgtggacgattgcttctctgagtggaggcctgtgactagtggtgtgccgcagggatcggtgttgggtccattgttgtttgtcatctatatcaatgatctggatgataatgtggtcaattggatcagcaagtttgctgatgatacaaagattggaggtgtagtggacagtgaggaaggttttcaaagtttgcagagggatttgaaccaactagaaaaatgggctgaaaaatggcaaatggaatttaacgcagacaagtgtgagatattgcactttggaaggacaaaccaaagaagaacgtacagggtaaatggtaggactctgaagagtgcagttgaacagagggatctgggaatacaggtacagagttccctaaaagtgacgtcacaggtggatagggtcgtaaagagtgcctttggtacattggcctttataaatcggagtatcgagtataaaagttggagtgttatggtaaggttatataaggcattggtgaggccgaatttggagtattgtgtacagttttggtcacctagttacaggaaggatgtaaataagattgaaagagtgcagagaaggttcagaaggatgttgctgggacttgagaagcggagttacagagagagattgaataggttgggactttattccctggagcgtagaagattgaggtgtataagattttgatgggtatagatagagtgaatgcaagcaggctttttccgctgaggctaggggagaaaaaaaccagagggcatgggttaaaggtgaaaggagaaaagtttaaagggaatattagggggagcttcttcacgcagagagtggtgggagtgtggaatgagctgccggataaagtggtaaatgcggggtcacttttaacatttaagaaaaacttggacgggttcatggatgagaggggtgtggaggaatatggtccaagtgcaggtcagtgggactaggcataaaatggttcggcacagacaagaggggccaaaaggcctgtttctgagctgtaattttctatggttctatggaatcaaATTGAGGAGTTCGGGgcggtttatagatagaataacagatacccgggagtgagttacagactggaatctaatcgaggagttcggggcggtttatagatagaataacagatacccgggagtgagttacagacaggtatctaatcgaggggttcagggtggtttttctatagaataacagatacctgagagtgagttacagactggaatctaatcgaggtgtttggggtattttatatatagaataacagatacccggaagtgagttacagactggaatctaatcgaggggttcggggtggtttatatatagaataacagacacccgggagtgagtttctatttgtgatatatataaatgatttggaagaaggtgtaactggtgtttcagcaagtttgcggatgacacgaagatggctggacttgcggatagcgaagagcattgtcgggcaatacagcaggatatagataggctggaaaattgggcggagaggtggcagatggaatttaatccggataaatgcgaagtgatgcattttggaagaaataatgtggggggagttatacaataaatggcagagccatcaagagtatagaaacacagagggacctaggtgtgcaagtccacaaatcccgaaggtggcagcacaggtggagaaggtggtgaagaaggcatatggtacgcttgcctttataggacggggtatggagtataaaagctggagtcggatgttgcagctgtatagaacgctggttaggccacatttggagtactgcgtccagttctggtcgccgcactaccagaaggacgtggaggctttggagagagtgcagagaaggtttaccaggatgttgcctggtatggagggtcttagctatgaggagagattgggtaaactgggcttgttctccctggaaagacggagaatgaggggagacctattagaggtgtataaaattatgaagggtatagataggatgaacagtgggaagctttttcccaggtcggaggtgacgatcacgaggggtcacgggctcaaggtgagaggggcgaggtataactcagatatcagagggacgttttttttttttacacagagtgctgggggcctggaatgcgctgccaagtagggtggtggaggcagacacgctggcatcgtttaagacttacctggatagtcacatgagcagtctgggaatggagggatacaaacgaaaggtctagttggaccaatgagcggcacaggcttggagggccgaaggacctgtttcctgtgctgtactgttcttttagttacagactggaatctaatcgaggggttcgggatgggttatatatagaataagagatacccgggagtgagttacagactggaatctaatcgaggggttcagggtggtttatatatagaatgacagatacccgggagtgagttacagactggaatctaatcgaggggttcagggtggtttatatatagaataacatttacccgggagtgagttacggactggaatctaatcgaggggttcagggtggtttatatatagaataacagatacccgggagtgagttacagactggaatctaatcgaggggttcagggtggtttatatatagaataacagatacccgggagtgagttacagactggaatctaatcgaggggttcagggtggtttatatatagaataacagatacccgggagtgagttacagactggaatctaatcgaggggttcggggtggtttatatatagaataacagatacccgggagtgagttacagactggaatctaatcgaggggttcagggtggtttatatatcgaataacagatacccgggagtgagttacagactggaatctaatcaaggggttcagggtggtttatatatagaataacagatacccgggagtgagttacagactggaatcaaatcgaggggttcagggtgatttatatatagaataacagatacccgggagtgagttacagactggaatcggaGACAGGTCGCTATGTTTTGTCGCTATGGTTACCTTGTAACACCGTTGCAGAATCATGCGGGCTGTCGGCAGCAAGTTGACTGTATAGAGATAGAATGTTCTGGAAGGAGCGTGATCAGGTGTTTTGGGAATTTCCTGGAAGGTAAAAGGTGGAAATGAATCCATTTGTTCCTGATCCGTACGAGACTGAACCTCAACCTGACTGAGTgggttggggagtgaggggagacatGGGAgagcagaagagagagagaggcagagggagagagacagtgggagagaggtggggggagagagagagagagagaaaggggaggcgGATGGAGGAGAgacagtgggagagggagagcgagatggaggggagagaaagagagaaaagggaAGGCAGGGGACAAGGGAGAAAGTGAggaggaggcagagggagagagagaaagggagagagggaaagagagacgaTGGCAGATGAAGAGAGGATGTGGGTGGATTAAGAGGgggcagaaatagggagggggagggacagtgagggggaggagcGGGAGAAGATGGGAGAGAAAAGGTACAGgagagggtggggaatgaggggggaagggggagagggaggtttgTGTAcctgtagggaatgagggggagaggggggaagcagGAGAGGGAGGTTTGTGTAcctgtagggaatgaggggggaaagagggagagggggaggaaggtTTGTGTAcctgtagggaatgaggggggaagagggagagggggagggaggtttgtgtacctgtagggaatgaggggggggggggggggggggggagagggagagggggagggaggtttgtgtacctgtagggaatgagggggggaagggggagagggaggtttgTGTAcctgtagggaatgaggggggaagagggagagggggaagggaggtttGTGTAcctgtagggaatgaggggggaagagggagaggggggagggaggtttgtgtacctgtagggaatgaggggggaagagggagaggggggagggaggtttgtgtacctgtagggaatgaggggggaagagggagaggggggagggaggtttgtgtacctgtagggaatgaggggggaagagggagaggggggagggaggtttgtgtacctgtagggaatgaggggggaagagggagaggggggagggaggtttgtgtacctgtagggaatgaggggggaagagggagaggggggagggaggtttgtgtacctgtagggaatgaggggggaagagggagaggggggagggaggtttgtgtacctgtagggaatgaggggggaagagggagagggggggagggaggtttgtgtacctgtagggaatgaggggggaagagggagaggggggag
Coding sequences within:
- the LOC144488379 gene encoding DNA-directed RNA polymerase III subunit RPC3-like, which encodes MDSFPPFTFQEIPKTPDHAPSRTFYLYTVNLLPTARMILQRCYKTVVNLIDRREYETRENKRLLEKSQRIEAIMASMQATGAEEQQLQEIEEMITAPEQQQLETLKHNVNMLDSSENQVDETIFILESYINSTRIEKEVPNKR